A single Arachidicoccus sp. BS20 DNA region contains:
- a CDS encoding plasma-membrane proton-efflux P-type ATPase, translating to MDKNDINNIINAQNSNLSTGLSSAEAAARLQKSGFNEIPENEESTAKRIFKRFWSPIPWMIEAAALLSAIAGKWDDFIIILILLLVNVAVDFFQEAKALNALKALKGRLAKKALVKRDGAYSEIESRLVVPGDIIKIKIGDIVPADCVAVNGSYLQVDQAALTGESLPANKKTGDEIYGNSIAKMGEMEAVITATAMNTFFGKSAALVIKATKVQKSHFQKAVLKIGNGLIVLTIFLAVILIIVSLFRHDPTLEVLRFILVLVVASIPVALPAVLSVTMAVGAMNLAKKQAIVSRLASIEELAGVDVLCSDKTGTLTQNKMSVTTPLLYNQFSEELLFLYAALASRKENNDPIETPLFEEIKQKNLEEKLAAYQTENFIPFDPVSKKTKVTVKQNDEELCVIKGAPQVIIQLSNNQTPKNKITEAVQSFAERGFRTLAVAVKKKDEQDFSFVGLIPLQDPPREDSKATIAEAKKLGIHVKMITGDNEAIAREIAGVLDIGTNIMDTAEMRSDGTVKEFSMLAEIIGEALMKKLSPSADATEIHALKEDLTAQVKKQFSDANLPYGHVRKYESEIIEVIEQADGFSQVLPEDKYFIIDSLQKAGHIVGMTGDGVNDAPALKKADAGIAVQGATDAARAAADVVLVSPGLSVIINAIHEARLVFERMKSYATFRIAETIRVILFMTISILVFNFYPVTAVMIILLALLNDIPIMMIAYDNAKISNVPVRWDMREVTIVSSVLGFAGVIASFLLFYLLEKNHFSEAVIQSMIFLKLSVAGHSTLYVTRTGEKHFWQKPYPSPKLFIPTFSTQIIATIVAACGLFMTGIGWKYAGLIWVYALLWFVVNDYLKVWTFKWLRSNKVKEES from the coding sequence ATGGACAAAAATGATATAAACAATATTATAAATGCACAAAACTCAAACCTTTCCACAGGATTGAGTTCGGCGGAAGCCGCGGCACGACTGCAAAAATCAGGCTTCAACGAAATTCCCGAAAACGAAGAAAGCACGGCAAAAAGAATTTTCAAAAGGTTTTGGTCGCCCATTCCCTGGATGATAGAAGCTGCAGCGTTACTTTCCGCCATCGCCGGCAAGTGGGACGATTTTATTATCATTTTAATTTTATTATTGGTCAATGTCGCAGTCGATTTTTTTCAGGAAGCCAAAGCGCTCAATGCTTTAAAAGCCCTGAAGGGAAGGCTTGCGAAAAAGGCTTTGGTTAAAAGAGACGGCGCATACAGCGAAATAGAATCGCGCCTCGTAGTGCCGGGCGATATTATCAAAATAAAAATCGGCGATATTGTACCCGCCGATTGCGTTGCTGTAAACGGAAGTTATTTGCAGGTGGATCAAGCCGCGCTTACGGGCGAATCGTTGCCCGCTAATAAAAAAACAGGCGACGAAATTTACGGCAACTCCATCGCGAAAATGGGCGAAATGGAAGCCGTGATTACGGCAACGGCGATGAATACTTTTTTCGGGAAAAGTGCGGCATTGGTTATTAAAGCAACTAAAGTCCAGAAGAGCCATTTCCAAAAAGCGGTTTTAAAAATCGGTAACGGATTGATTGTATTAACGATTTTTCTCGCGGTTATTTTAATTATCGTTTCCCTGTTTCGCCACGACCCAACGCTCGAAGTGTTGCGATTTATTTTGGTGTTGGTAGTGGCATCCATTCCGGTGGCGTTGCCGGCGGTTTTATCTGTAACCATGGCGGTGGGCGCAATGAACCTGGCGAAGAAGCAAGCCATCGTGAGCCGGCTCGCATCTATCGAAGAACTTGCCGGTGTGGACGTGCTTTGCAGCGATAAAACCGGCACGCTTACGCAAAATAAAATGAGTGTAACTACGCCATTGTTGTACAATCAATTCAGCGAAGAATTATTGTTTTTATACGCCGCGCTTGCCAGCCGAAAAGAAAACAACGACCCGATTGAAACGCCTTTGTTTGAAGAAATCAAACAAAAAAATCTGGAAGAAAAATTAGCTGCTTACCAAACGGAAAATTTTATTCCTTTCGACCCGGTCAGTAAAAAAACGAAAGTTACAGTAAAGCAAAACGATGAAGAATTGTGCGTCATCAAAGGCGCGCCGCAAGTGATTATTCAATTGAGTAATAATCAAACGCCCAAAAATAAAATCACGGAAGCCGTGCAGTCTTTTGCCGAAAGAGGTTTTCGCACGCTCGCCGTTGCCGTGAAGAAAAAGGATGAACAGGATTTTTCTTTCGTAGGACTAATTCCTTTGCAGGACCCGCCGCGCGAAGATTCCAAAGCCACCATTGCCGAAGCCAAAAAACTCGGCATTCATGTGAAAATGATTACCGGCGACAACGAAGCAATTGCACGCGAAATCGCGGGCGTACTGGACATTGGTACCAACATTATGGATACTGCCGAAATGCGCAGCGACGGAACGGTAAAAGAATTTTCCATGCTTGCGGAAATCATCGGCGAAGCGTTGATGAAAAAACTTTCGCCTTCGGCAGATGCAACGGAAATCCATGCTTTGAAAGAAGATTTGACGGCGCAGGTAAAAAAGCAATTCAGCGATGCCAATTTACCTTACGGTCATGTGCGCAAATACGAATCGGAAATCATTGAAGTGATTGAGCAGGCGGACGGTTTTTCACAAGTATTGCCGGAAGATAAATATTTCATCATCGACAGTTTGCAAAAAGCCGGACACATTGTTGGTATGACCGGCGACGGCGTGAACGATGCGCCTGCATTAAAAAAAGCCGATGCGGGCATTGCCGTGCAGGGCGCAACAGATGCCGCGCGTGCCGCTGCCGACGTAGTGTTGGTTTCGCCCGGACTGTCCGTTATTATTAATGCCATTCACGAAGCAAGGCTGGTGTTTGAACGGATGAAAAGCTACGCCACTTTTCGCATCGCGGAAACCATCCGCGTGATTTTGTTTATGACCATTTCTATCTTGGTTTTCAATTTTTATCCTGTTACGGCAGTAATGATTATTTTACTCGCTTTGTTGAACGACATTCCCATTATGATGATTGCTTACGACAATGCAAAAATCAGTAATGTGCCCGTGCGTTGGGATATGCGCGAGGTAACAATTGTGTCGTCCGTGCTGGGTTTTGCCGGCGTGATTGCTTCTTTTTTATTATTTTATTTATTGGAAAAAAATCACTTTTCGGAAGCCGTTATTCAGTCGATGATTTTCCTGAAACTTAGTGTAGCCGGGCATTCCACATTATATGTTACAAGAACCGGAGAAAAACATTTTTGGCAAAAACCATATCCTTCGCCCAAATTATTCATACCAACTTTTTCCACGCAAATCATCGCCACTATTGTAGCTGCGTGCGGCTTGTTTATGACAGGCATCGGCTGGAAATATGCGGGTTTGATTTGGGTGTATGCTTTGTTGTGGTTTGTGGTAAATGATTATCTCAAAGTTTGGACATTTAAGTGGTTAAGGAGTAATAAGGTTAAAGAGGAATCGTAA
- a CDS encoding GIY-YIG nuclease family protein produces the protein MMQYGGTVYIMTNAIHTVLYIGVTSDLYARVSEHKEKKYPTSFTARYNCSKLVYYETFSRIEEAIIREKQMKKWKRTWKLEAINKMNPQWKDLFKTL, from the coding sequence ATGATGCAATACGGAGGAACTGTTTACATAATGACCAATGCGATACACACTGTTTTATACATTGGTGTTACCTCAGATTTGTATGCAAGAGTGAGCGAACATAAGGAGAAGAAATATCCAACCTCTTTTACCGCGAGATACAATTGCAGTAAGTTGGTTTATTATGAAACATTCAGCAGAATTGAGGAAGCAATTATCAGAGAAAAGCAAATGAAGAAATGGAAGAGGACATGGAAGTTGGAAGCAATCAATAAAATGAATCCGCAATGGAAAGATTTGTTTAAAACATTATAA